A portion of the Musa acuminata AAA Group cultivar baxijiao chromosome BXJ1-1, Cavendish_Baxijiao_AAA, whole genome shotgun sequence genome contains these proteins:
- the LOC135606072 gene encoding probable xyloglucan endotransglucosylase/hydrolase protein 8: MGLWLPSVVLLLCSAGFLALSSAAPANTSASFSFKENFDIMFAEDHFRTSPDGQIWYLYLDKKTGCGFQTRQRYRFGWFSMKLKLVGGDSAGVVTAYYMCSDLDAAPDRDELDFEFLGNRTGQPYTIQTNVYKSGIGGREMRHTLWFDPTQDFHTYSILWNTHRIVFYVDRVAIRVYKNNGKPNNFFPSGKPMYMFSSIWNADDWATRGGLEKTDWKKAPFVSSYKDFHADGCQWKDPFPACVSTTTEHWWDQYEVWSLTDGQQEDFSWVGRNLVIYDYCKDTERYPKLPEECLL, from the exons ATGGGTCTATGGCTTCCCTCGGTGGTCCTTCTTCTCTGCTCCGCCGGCTTCTTGGCTCTTTCTTCTGCAGCTCCGGCGAACACCTCGGCCTCTTTCTCGTTCAAGGAGAACTTCGACATAATGTTCGCGGAGGATCACTTCAGGACATCCCCTGATGGCCAAATCTGGTACCTCTATCTGGACAAGAAGACAG GTTGCGGGTTCCAGACGCGGCAGAGGTACCGATTTGGGTGGTTCAGCATGAAGCTGAAGCTCGTCGGGGGCGACTCCGCCGGGGTCGTGACAGCATACTAC ATGTGCTCCGACCTGGACGCAGCGCCGGATAGGGACGAGCTGGACTTCGAGTTCTTGGGGAACAGAACAGGGCAGCCATACACCATACAGACCAACGTCTACAAGAGCGGAATCGGCGGACGGGAGATGCGGCACACGCTGTGGTTCGATCCCACACAGGACTTCCACACCTACTCCATCCTCTGGAACACCCACCGCATCGT GTTCTACGTGGATAGGGTGGCGATCAGAGTGTACAAGAACAATGGGAAGCCCAACAACTTCTTCCCGAGTGGGAAGCCGATGTACATGTTCTCGAGCATATGGAACGCCGACGACTGGGCGACGAGGGGAGGCCTGGAGAAGACGGACTGGAAGAAGGCGCCGTTCGTGTCGTCGTACAAGGACTTCCACGCCGACGGGTGCCAGTGGAAGGACCCATTCCCGGCCTGCGTCTCCACTACCACCGAGCACTGGTGGGACCAGTACGAGGTGTGGAGCCTCACCGACGGCCAGCAGGAGGACTTCAGCTGGGTGGGGAGGAACCTGGTGATCTACGACTACTGCAAGGACACCGAGAGGTACCCCAAATTGCCGGAGGAGTGCCTCCTGTAG